The following proteins are co-located in the Acidobacteriota bacterium genome:
- the ychF gene encoding redox-regulated ATPase YchF has protein sequence MEIALCGLNRAGKTTLWSLLTGTAVPPGAPPETRRGVARVPDPRLERLSALFEPKKTTPATVVYVDHAPVERGAGGRTDNPLLADLRTADALLVVLRAWDDPTDPHPEGTIDPARDLELVETEFLLADLGVAQRRLERLDAMIRKMNRPEDKRERELIGRVAEGLEQGMPVREIVTDPDQRRQLRGYAFLTAKPLLVAVNLPEDRAADIGAGPEQLGLARLSGRGECEVVSLSAKIEQEIAALPPEDAKAFREDLGIAEPALDRLIRACYRLLGRISFFTVGPDECRAWSIRAGTAAREAAGVIHSDLARGFIRAEVVPWDRLLEAGSLAAARERGWLRLEGKEYVVQDGDVLHVRHSS, from the coding sequence ATGGAAATCGCGCTGTGCGGACTCAACCGTGCCGGGAAGACCACCTTGTGGAGTCTCCTGACCGGGACGGCAGTCCCTCCGGGAGCTCCACCCGAAACGCGCCGGGGTGTGGCCCGAGTACCCGACCCCAGGCTCGAACGCCTGAGCGCGCTGTTCGAGCCGAAGAAAACGACGCCCGCCACGGTGGTCTACGTCGATCACGCGCCGGTCGAGCGCGGTGCCGGTGGACGAACGGACAACCCCCTCCTCGCCGACCTCCGCACGGCGGATGCGTTGCTGGTCGTCCTCCGGGCCTGGGACGATCCCACCGACCCGCATCCGGAGGGGACCATCGATCCCGCCCGGGATCTCGAGCTGGTCGAAACCGAGTTCCTCCTCGCCGACCTCGGCGTCGCGCAGCGGCGGCTCGAGAGGCTCGACGCGATGATCCGGAAGATGAACCGGCCCGAGGACAAGCGGGAACGGGAGCTGATCGGCCGGGTGGCGGAGGGGCTCGAGCAGGGGATGCCCGTCCGCGAAATCGTCACCGATCCGGATCAGCGCCGGCAGTTGCGCGGCTATGCCTTCCTCACGGCGAAGCCGCTCCTCGTCGCGGTGAACCTTCCGGAAGATCGGGCGGCCGACATCGGCGCCGGGCCGGAACAGCTCGGCCTGGCACGTCTGAGCGGGCGCGGGGAGTGCGAGGTCGTGTCGCTGTCGGCCAAGATCGAACAGGAGATCGCTGCCCTGCCCCCGGAGGATGCGAAGGCGTTTCGCGAGGACCTCGGCATCGCCGAGCCGGCGCTCGACCGCCTGATCCGCGCCTGCTACCGGCTTCTCGGGCGCATCTCTTTCTTCACCGTCGGTCCCGACGAGTGCCGCGCGTGGTCGATCCGGGCGGGGACCGCGGCCCGGGAGGCCGCAGGGGTGATCCACAGCGACCTCGCCCGGGGATTCATCCGCGCGGAGGTGGTTCCCTGGGACCGCCTGCTCGAGGCAGGGAGCCTCGCCGCGGCGAGGGAGCGCGGCTGGCTGCGCTTGGAGGGGAAGGAGTACGTGGTCCAGGACGGCGACGTGCTGCACGTCCGGCACTCTTCCTGA
- a CDS encoding spore coat protein gives MKGVVLAGGLGTRLYPLTKVTNKHLLPVYDRPMVFYPIEALRNIGVEEILLVTGGSSAGDFMRLLGDGRELGLRSITYAYQEGEGGIADALRLARSFAGGGRIAVALGDNIIERNLRAAADAFRAQPRGARIVLSRVPDPQRFGVPVLENGKIARIEEKPSVPKSPYAVTGFYFYDSQVFDIIDGLEPSGRGEYEITDVNNAYLRRGELEYDVLEGWWTDAGTFDSLLRANQLVAKTGANKLDPNPAPAAGGGR, from the coding sequence ATGAAAGGGGTTGTCTTGGCCGGCGGTCTCGGCACCCGTCTCTACCCGCTGACGAAGGTCACGAACAAGCATCTGCTGCCGGTCTACGACCGGCCGATGGTGTTCTATCCGATCGAGGCGCTTCGGAACATCGGCGTGGAGGAGATCCTGCTCGTCACGGGGGGGTCGTCGGCGGGCGACTTCATGAGACTCCTCGGCGACGGAAGAGAGCTGGGCCTGCGTTCGATCACCTACGCGTATCAGGAGGGCGAGGGAGGGATCGCGGACGCGCTGCGCCTGGCGCGCTCCTTCGCGGGCGGCGGGCGCATCGCGGTGGCGCTCGGCGACAACATCATCGAAAGGAACCTGCGTGCCGCGGCCGACGCGTTTCGCGCGCAGCCTCGCGGGGCGCGGATCGTTCTCAGCCGGGTTCCCGACCCGCAGCGATTCGGCGTTCCCGTGCTCGAGAACGGGAAGATCGCGCGCATCGAGGAAAAGCCGAGCGTGCCGAAGTCCCCCTACGCGGTCACCGGCTTCTATTTCTACGATTCCCAGGTGTTCGACATCATCGACGGCCTGGAGCCGTCGGGCCGGGGAGAGTACGAGATCACCGACGTGAACAATGCCTATCTCCGCCGGGGGGAGCTGGAGTACGATGTGCTCGAGGGATGGTGGACCGATGCGGGGACGTTCGACTCGCTGCTGAGAGCCAACCAGCTCGTGGCGAAGACCGGGGCGAACAAGCTCGATCCGAATCCGGCGCCGGCGGCGGGAGGCGGGCGGTGA
- a CDS encoding dTDP-4-dehydrorhamnose 3,5-epimerase has protein sequence MVDRCGDVRLAAESQPARGEDRGEQARSESGAGGGRRAVIDGVRVERLEGHEDERGRLVPLFREDDPAVPRFGQVHLTTVHRGAIKGWRRHRERTDCLAAVRGTVRVGLYDARPGSPTEGEVNEFFIGERSPLRLTIPPGVWFGLKGVGEGEALVVVLTDRAHDALDPDEERLDPHVNEIPFDWERRDR, from the coding sequence ATGGTGGACCGATGCGGGGACGTTCGACTCGCTGCTGAGAGCCAACCAGCTCGTGGCGAAGACCGGGGCGAACAAGCTCGATCCGAATCCGGCGCCGGCGGCGGGAGGCGGGCGGTGATCGACGGCGTCCGCGTCGAGCGCCTCGAGGGGCACGAGGACGAGCGGGGACGGCTGGTCCCCCTCTTCCGGGAGGACGATCCGGCGGTTCCCCGCTTCGGTCAGGTCCACCTGACGACGGTGCATCGCGGCGCGATCAAGGGATGGCGGCGCCACCGCGAGCGGACCGACTGCCTCGCCGCGGTTCGGGGTACCGTCCGCGTCGGCCTGTACGACGCGCGCCCGGGATCCCCCACCGAGGGCGAGGTCAACGAGTTCTTCATCGGCGAGCGGAGCCCGCTCCGACTGACGATCCCGCCGGGCGTCTGGTTCGGCCTCAAAGGGGTGGGCGAGGGCGAGGCGCTCGTCGTCGTCCTCACCGATCGGGCGCACGACGCGCTCGACCCGGACGAGGAGCGGCTGGACCCCCACGTCAACGAGATCCCCTTCGACTGGGAGCGGCGAGACCGGTGA
- the rfbB gene encoding dTDP-glucose 4,6-dehydratase — MVTGGCGFIGSNLIRWLLAETDAVVTNLDLLTYAGRGGNLDDLEPGPRYRFVRGDVADPAAVAEAAEGSEVVFHLAAETHVDRSIEDPGSFVRTNVLGTQVVLEWARAAGARVVLVSTDEVYGALGDPSDPPFTEDAPLAPNSPYAASKAAAELLARAWRRTYGLDVVITRCSNNYGPYQFPEKFLPLMIVRAMEGEPLPIYGDGQHRRDWLHVEDHCRGLAAAWKKGRPGGVYNFGTGCDRPNLEMARLVLRIVEEETGARGATITRVTDRPGHDRRYAVDTGRARRELGWQPQIDLVDGLRATVRWYRDHRSWWQRLLAEGNLVDRRVARALAEKRQI; from the coding sequence CTGGTCACCGGAGGATGCGGGTTCATCGGCTCGAACCTGATCCGCTGGTTGCTGGCCGAAACCGACGCGGTGGTGACGAATCTCGACCTGCTGACCTATGCCGGCCGCGGCGGGAATCTTGACGACCTCGAGCCCGGTCCCCGGTACCGATTCGTCCGCGGTGACGTGGCCGATCCCGCGGCGGTGGCGGAAGCGGCGGAGGGGTCGGAGGTCGTGTTCCACCTCGCCGCCGAGACGCACGTCGACCGGAGCATCGAGGATCCCGGCTCCTTCGTGCGGACCAACGTCCTCGGCACCCAGGTGGTTCTCGAGTGGGCGAGGGCCGCCGGAGCCCGCGTCGTGCTGGTCTCCACGGACGAGGTGTACGGGGCGCTCGGCGATCCGTCCGACCCGCCCTTCACGGAGGACGCACCCCTTGCGCCGAACTCGCCCTACGCGGCCAGCAAGGCGGCGGCCGAGCTGCTGGCCAGGGCCTGGCGCCGGACCTATGGCCTCGACGTCGTCATCACCCGCTGCTCGAACAACTACGGTCCTTACCAGTTCCCCGAGAAGTTCCTGCCGCTGATGATCGTGCGGGCGATGGAGGGCGAGCCGCTCCCGATTTACGGGGACGGCCAGCACCGGAGGGACTGGCTGCACGTGGAAGACCACTGCCGCGGCCTCGCGGCCGCCTGGAAGAAGGGCCGGCCGGGGGGCGTTTACAACTTCGGGACCGGGTGCGACCGGCCCAACCTCGAGATGGCTCGGTTGGTGCTCAGGATCGTCGAGGAGGAGACCGGAGCGCGGGGAGCGACGATCACGCGCGTCACCGACCGGCCGGGTCACGACCGGCGCTACGCGGTCGACACGGGACGCGCCCGGCGGGAGCTGGGATGGCAGCCGCAGATCGACCTGGTGGACGGCCTCCGCGCGACCGTACGCTGGTACCGCGATCACCGGTCGTGGTGGCAGCGGCTGCTGGCCGAAGGGAACCTCGTCGACCGCCGCGTGGCCCGGGCGCTCGCCGAAAAGCGCCAGATTTGA